One genomic segment of Mycolicibacterium chubuense NBB4 includes these proteins:
- a CDS encoding cupin domain-containing protein — translation MLSRCIAVDPREFARTHWGRQPLLSRSDALPRDFSDLLSPDTVDELLAERGVRAPFIRVAKDGQLVGRECYLGPAGFGAEIGDQVDSAKVLEQFAAGASIALQGLHRLWPPLIDFVRAMVDDLGHPVQANAYITPPTSRGFDAHYDVHDVFVLQAAGHKHWTVHEPVHRDPLASQPWTEHRAAIARRVRDSPVIDTVLGPGDALYLPRGWVHSAQALDTLSIHLTVGVSPLTGMDVVRAVADHLATVGDFRASLPMGLDADHSAELTALASKIMAQLAGTVRDHASEIGEDVARRLAQRYAERTRPVAVRPLATFDAAERAATIAVRWRHGLLGTVETRDGRVELTLADRTISFPGECAPALAALRQGAVVTAGHVPGLDGADGEVVIRRLLREAVVVPATVDG, via the coding sequence ATGCTGAGTCGCTGCATAGCCGTCGATCCCCGGGAGTTCGCCCGGACGCACTGGGGGCGCCAGCCGCTTCTCAGCCGATCGGACGCGCTGCCCCGCGATTTCAGCGATCTGCTCTCGCCGGACACCGTCGACGAGTTGCTCGCTGAGCGCGGGGTGCGCGCACCGTTCATCAGGGTGGCCAAGGACGGCCAGCTCGTCGGTCGCGAGTGTTACCTGGGGCCGGCCGGGTTCGGGGCGGAGATCGGCGACCAGGTCGACTCGGCCAAGGTGCTCGAGCAGTTCGCCGCGGGTGCGTCCATCGCGCTGCAGGGCCTGCACCGGCTGTGGCCACCGCTGATCGACTTCGTGCGGGCCATGGTCGACGACCTCGGCCATCCGGTGCAGGCGAACGCGTACATCACCCCGCCGACGAGCCGCGGCTTCGACGCCCACTACGACGTGCACGACGTGTTCGTGCTGCAGGCCGCCGGGCACAAACACTGGACGGTGCACGAGCCGGTGCACCGCGACCCACTCGCCTCCCAGCCGTGGACCGAGCACCGCGCCGCGATCGCCCGCAGGGTCCGCGACAGCCCGGTGATCGACACCGTGCTCGGCCCGGGCGACGCGCTCTACCTGCCGCGGGGGTGGGTGCACTCGGCGCAGGCCCTCGACACGCTGTCGATTCATCTGACCGTCGGGGTGTCGCCGCTGACCGGAATGGACGTGGTGCGCGCGGTGGCCGACCACCTGGCGACGGTCGGCGACTTCCGGGCGTCGCTGCCGATGGGGCTCGACGCCGACCACTCCGCCGAACTGACCGCGCTGGCGAGCAAGATCATGGCCCAGCTCGCGGGCACCGTCCGCGACCACGCCTCGGAGATCGGCGAGGACGTCGCCCGGCGACTGGCGCAGCGCTACGCCGAGCGCACCCGGCCCGTCGCGGTGCGGCCGCTGGCCACCTTCGACGCAGCCGAACGGGCCGCCACCATCGCGGTGCGCTGGCGCCACGGGCTGCTCGGCACCGTCGAAACCCGCGACGGGCGGGTAGAACTCACGCTGGCCGACCGCACGATCAGCTTCCCCGGCGAGTGTGCGCCGGCGTTGGCCGCGCTGCGGCAGGGCGCTGTGGTCACCGCCGGTCACGTGCCCGGACTGGATGGCGCCGACGGCGAGGTGGTGATCCGCCGCCTACTGCGCGAAGCGGTGGTGGTCCCCGCGACGGTCGACGGATGA